From one Eucalyptus grandis isolate ANBG69807.140 chromosome 9, ASM1654582v1, whole genome shotgun sequence genomic stretch:
- the LOC120288180 gene encoding LOW QUALITY PROTEIN: basic leucine zipper 43-like (The sequence of the model RefSeq protein was modified relative to this genomic sequence to represent the inferred CDS: inserted 2 bases in 1 codon), with protein sequence MEPGEVSGLHYIISSNASQFPVHLSMIHDQPNTYNHYNTPSPTFYNGQFPSQIQELGAPSPSFSSNPSTSDEADEQQLMLINERKQRRMISNRESARRSRMRKQRHLDELWSQVVWLRNENHQLMDKLNHASEIKDKVLQENAQLKEETXGLRQTITEMQLNNTYSTLRDLEDVPCNLGTPSSD encoded by the exons ATGGAGCCTGGTGAGGTTTCAGGACTCCATTACATCATATCCTCAAACGCATCCCAATTCCCAGTTCATTTGAGCATGATCCATGATCAACCCAACACGTACAATCACTACAACACCCCATCTCCTACATTCTACAATGGCCAATTCCCATCTCAGATCCAGGAGCTCGGAGCGCCCTCGCCTTCCTTCAGCAGCAACCCCTCAACGTCCGATGAGGCGGATGAGCAGCAGCTGATGCTGATCAATGAGCGGAAGCAGAGGAGGATGATATCCAATCGGGAGTCGGCCCGCCGGTCCCGGATGAGGAAGCAGCGGCACCTGGACGAGCTCTGGTCACAGGTTGTCTGGCTGCGCAACGAGAACCACCAGCTCATGGACAAGCTGAACCATGCCTCAGAGATCAAGGACAAGGTCCTTCAGGAGAATGCCCAGCTCAAGGAGGAGAC TGGGCTTCGCCAAACGATTACTGAAATGCAACTGAATAACACTTATTCGACTCTGAGGGACCTGGAAGATGTTCCTTGCAATCTTGGAACTCCATCCTCCGACTAG